A single region of the Syngnathus acus chromosome 6, fSynAcu1.2, whole genome shotgun sequence genome encodes:
- the tln2b gene encoding talin-2 isoform X3, with translation MVALSLKICVRQCNVVKTMQFEPSTPVYDACRIIRERVPEAQSGQASDYGLFLSDDDPRKGIWLESGRTLDYYMLRNGDILEYKKKQRPQKIKMLDGAVKTVMVDDSKTVGELLVTICSRIGITNYEEYSLIQEVSEDKKEDGMGTLRKDRTLLLRDERKMEKLKAKLHTDDDLNWLDHSRTFREQGVEESETLLLRRKFFYSDQNVDSRDPVQLNLLYVQARDDILNGSHPVSFDKACEFAGFQAQIQFGPHVEHKHKPGFLDLKEFLPKEYIKQRGSEKKIFQDHKNCGETPEIEAKVKYVKLARSLQTYGVSFFLVKEKMKGKNKLVPRLLGITKESVMRVEEKTKDVVQEWPLTTVKRWAASPKSFTLDFGEYQESYYSVQTTEGEQISQLIAGYIDIILKKKQSKDRFGLEGEEESTMLEESVSPKKSTILQQQFNRVGRVEHGSVALPGIIRSGSAGNPDMFNVGSMPSAQQQITTGQMHRGHMPPLNLAQQALMGTINSSMNAVQQAQSDLGHVDNLPPLGHDLASRVWVQNKVDESKHEIHSQVDAITAGTASVVNLTAGEPTETDYTAVGCAITTISSNLTEMSKGVKLLAALMDDEMGSGHKLMGAARMLAGAVSDLLRAVEPAAAESRQTVLTAAGSIGQASGDLLRHMGEGETDEKFQDTLMNLAKAVANAAAMLVLKAKNVAQVAEDTILQNRVIAAATQCALSTSQLVACTKVVSPTISSPVCQEQLVEAGKLVDRSVDTCVKACRAASDNGELLKQVGAAAGVVSQALGDLLQHVRHYASCGEPIGRYDQATDTIMNVTENIFTSMGDAGEMVRQARVLAQATSDLVNAMRSDAEAEVDVDNSKKLLAAAKLLADATARMVEAAKGAAAYPENEDQQQRLREAAEGLRVATNAAAQNAIKKKLVSRLEIAAKQAAAAATQTIAAAQNAAASNKNTVSHQQLVHSCKAVADSIPHLVQGMRSSQAQPEELGAQLALIMASQSFLQPGSKMVVSVKSAVPTVADQAAAMQLGQCAKNLATCLAELRTATQKAHEACGPLEIDSALKTVQTLKCELQDAKMSVIDGQLKPLPGESLEKCAQDLGSTSKAVGSSMAQLLTCAAQGNEHYTGVAARETAQALRTLAQAARGVAASTKEPQAAAAMLDSAQCVMEGSSMLIHEAHQALVHPGDAESQQRLAQVAKAVSHSLNNCVNCLPGQKDVDMALRSIGEASKKLLVDILPPCSKTFQEAQTDLNHTAAELNHSAGEVVHSSRGTSNQLAAASGKFSQDFDEFLDAGVEMAGHTQSRDDQIQVIGNLKNISMASSKLLLAAKSLSVDPSAANAKNLLAVAARAVTESINQLITLCTQQAAGQRECDNALRELEAVRGLLDNPSEPINELSYFDCIESVMENSKVLGESMAGISQHCKTCDVVAFGECVGVASKALCGLTEAAGQASYLVGVSDPNSQSGYEGLVDPIQFARAHQAIQMACQSLVDPTSSPSQVLSAATIVAKHTSALCNACRLASSKTSNPVARRQFVQSAKEVANTTANLVKTIKVNSPTDQNASDGDFSEDNRKKCRVAATPLLEAVENLSTFANNPDFASIPAQISNEGSVAQEPIVRSARSMLDSSTYLLETARSLVLNPKDPPTWSILAGHSRTVSDSIKSLITAIRDKAPGQKECDYSIDSINKCIRDIEQASLAAVGQTLPCRDDISSEALQEQLTSSVQEIGHLIDPISTAARGEAAQLGHKVTQLASYFDPLIVASVGLASKLHDHQQQMTILDQTKTLSESALQMLYAAKEGGGNPKASHTHDAISEAAQLMKEAVDDIMVTLNEAASEGGMVGGMVESIAEAMGRLDEGTPPEPEGSFVDYQTTMVKFSKAIAITAQEMMTKSVTCPEELGGLASQATVDYGQLAHQGRLAAATAEHEEVAFQIKTRVQELGHGCIYLVQKAGALQLSPTDSFSKRELIECARAVTEKVSLVLSALQAGNKGTQACITAASAVSGIMADLDTTIMFASAGTLDPENEESFADHRENILKTAKALVEDTKLLVAGAASSQEKLAQAAQSSAKTITQLTEVVKLGATSMGSEDPETQVVLINAVRDVAKALAELIGATKCAAGKAADDPSMYQLKGAAKVMVTNVTSLLKTVKAVEDEATRGTRALEATIEFIKQELTMFLSKDVPDKSTTPEEFIRMTKGITMATAKAVAAGNSAQQDDVIATANLSRKAISDMLTACKKAAHHPEVSQDLKIKALQYGSECTTGYVNLLEQVLQVLQRPTPEQKHQLAGHSKHVAACVTELIQTAEAMKGSESADPEDPTVIAESELLGAAASIEAAAKKLEQLKPRAKPKQADETLDFEEQILEAAKSIAAATSALVKSASAAQRELVAQGKVGSNLANAVDDGQWSQGLISAARMVAAATSNLCEAANASVQGHASEEKLICSAKQVAASTAQLLVACKVKADQDSEAMKRLQAAGNAVKRASDNLVRAAQKAAFDKTEDDSVVVKTKFVGGIAQIIAAQEEMLRKERELEEARKKLAQIRQQQYKFLPSELREDEG, from the exons ATGGTGGCTCTGTCACTCAAGATCTGCGTGCGCCAATGCAACGTGGTGAAAACCATGCAATTTGAGCCATCCACGCCCGTGTACGACGCCTGCAGGATCATCCGGGAACGCGTTCCAGAAGCCCAATCCGGACAAG CTTCCGATTATGGTCTTTTCCTGTCTGACGATGATCCCAGGAAGGGAATCTGGTTGGAGTCTGGGAGAACCCTGGATTACTACATGCTGCGAAACGGA GATATTTTGGagtacaaaaagaaacaaaggcCGCAGAAGATCAAAATGCTCGATGGCGCGGTCAAAACCGTCATGGTGGACGACTCCAAAACTGTCGGGGAGCTGCTCGTCACCATATGTAGCCGAATAG GAATTACCAACTATGAGGAGTACTCGCTCATTCAGGAGGTGTCGGAAGACAAGAAGGAAGACGGGATGGGAACGCTGAGAAAAGACCGAACTCTATTACTGCGAGAcgagaggaagatggagaagCTCAAAGCCAAGCTGCATACGGATGACGATT TGAACTGGCTGGACCACAGCAGAACCTTCAGAGAGCAAGGGGTGGAGGAAAGCGAGACGTTGCTGCTTCGCCGCAAGTTCTTCTATTCGGACCAAAATGTCGACTCCAGGGACCCCGTCCAGCTCAACCTGCTTTACGTGCAG GCCAGGGATGACATATTGAATGGATCCCACCCTGTCTCCTTTGATAAAGCCTGTGAGTTTGCAGGGTTTCAGGCTCAGATCCAGTTTGGACCCCACGTGGAGCACAAACACAAGCCTGGATTCCTGGA CCTGAAGGAATTCCTGCCGAAAGAATACATCAAGCAAAGAGGCTCGGAGAAGAAAATTTTCCAA GATCATAAAAACTGTGGTGAGACGCCCGAGATCGAAGCCAAAGTGAAATATGTCAAACTGGCCAGATCATTGCAGACATATGGAGTGTCCTTTTTCCTGGTGAAG GAAAAGATGAAGGGTAAAAATAAGTTGGTCCCCCGCCTGCTGGGGATAACCAAAGAGTCAGTGATGCGAGTGgaggaaaagacaaaagatgTGGTGCAGGAGTGGCCCCTGACTACCGTCAAAAGATGGGCCGCCTCGCCAAAGAGCTTCACCCTG GATTTCGGTGAGTACCAGGAGAGTTACTACTCTGTCCAGACTACAGAGGGGGAACAAATATCTCAGCTCATTGCCGGATATATCGACATCATTCTGAAAAAG AAGCAGAGTAAAGATCGCTTTGGTCtcgagggggaggaggagtccACCATGTTAGAAGAATCGGTTTCCCCCAAGAA GTCCACCATTTTACAACAACAGTTCAACCGGGTGGGTCGGGTGGAGCACGGCTCGGTGGCCCTTCCGGGTATCATCCGTTCTGGGTCTGCCGGAAACCCGGACATGTTCAACGTGGGCTCCATGCCCTCTGCCCAGCAACAAATCACCACCGGACAGATGCACAGAGGACACATGCCACCGCTA AATCTGGCCCAGCAAGCCCTGATGGGGACAATCAACAGCAGCATGAACGCCGTGCAGCAGGCCCAGTCTGACCTGGGACACGTGGATAATCTGCCTCCTCTCGGCCATGACCTG GCATCCAGGGTTTGGGTTCAGAATAAAGTGGATGAATCCAAACATGAAATCCACTCTCAGGTTGATGCCATCACCGCTGGGACGGCATCTGTGGTCAATCTCACTGCAG GTGAACCCACGGAAACTGACTACACAGCGGTGGGTTGCGCCATCACCACCATTTCCTCCAACCTGACCGAAATGTCCAAGGGCGTCAAGCTGCTCGCCGCCTTAATGGACGACGAGATGGGCAGTGGGCACAAACTCATGGGCGCCGCCAGGATGCTAGCAGGAGCCGTGTCAGATCTGCTCCGAGCTGTCGAGCCTGCGGCCGCTGAG TCCAGGCAGACCGTGCTGACTGCGGCAGGAAGTATCGGACAAGCCAGCGGGGACCTGCTCCGTCACATGGGGGAAGGCGAGACTGATGAGAAATTCCAG GACACCTTGATGAACTTGGCCAAGGCAGTGGCCAATGCAGCTGCTATGTTGGTCCTAAAGGCCAAGAATGTGGCCCAGGTGGCCGAGGACACCATATTGCAAAACCGCGTGATCGCCGCCGCCACTCAGTGTGCCCTGTCCACCTCGCAGCTGGTAGCCTGCACCAAG GTGGTGAGTCCGACAATCAGTTCCCCGGTGTGTCAGGAACAACTCGTGGAGGCCGGGAAGCTGGTGGACCGCTCCGTGGACACGTGCGTGAAAGCTTGCCGCGCGGCCAGCGACAACGGCGAGCTCTTGAAGCAGGTGGGCGCGGCGGCCGGCGTGGTCAGCCAGGCTCTCGGCGACCTCCTGCAGCACGTCCGCCACTACGCCAGCTGCGGCGAGCCCATCGGACGCTACGACCAAGCCACTGACACCATCATGAATGTCACCGAGAATATTTTCACTTCCATGGGTGATGCTG GCGAGATGGTGCGTCAGGCCCGGGTTCTAGCGCAAGCCACCTCCGACTTGGTCAACGCCATGCGATCCGACGCGGAGGCAGAAGTGGATGTCGACAACTCCAAGAAGCTATTAGCCGCCGCTAAACTGCTAGCTGATGCCACAGCGAGAATGGTGGAGGCGGCTAag GGGGCGGCGGCTTATCCGGAGAATGAAGACCAGCAGCAGAGGCTCAGAGAGGCAGCGGAGGGTTTGCGTGTCGCCACTAATGCCGCCGCTCAAAATGCAATCAAGAAAAAGCTCGTCAGCAGGCTGGAG ATCGCTGCTAAGCAGGCGGCGGCTGCTGCTACTCAAACAATTGCAGCTGCGCAAAATGCCGCCGCTTCCAACAAAAATACTGTCTCGCACCAACAGCTTGTACACAGCTGCAAG GCCGTAGCAGATAGCATTCCTCACTTGGTCCAAGGTATGAGAAGCAGCCAAGCCCAACCCGAAGAACTCGGAGCCCAGCTTGCCCTCATCATGGCCAGCCAGAGTTTCTTACAG CCCGGAAGTAAAATGGTGGTGTCTGTCAAGTCGGCCGTTCCGACGGTGGCCGACCAAGCTGCGGCTATGCAACTGGGTCAGTGTGCTAAGAACCTGGCAACCTGCTTGGCGGAGCTCCGAACAGCCACCCAGAAG GCCCACGAAGCCTGCGGTCCGCTGGAGATCGACTCGGCCCTCAAAACGGTTCAAACGCTCAAATGTGAGCTGCAGGATGCAAAGATGTCCGTTATTGACGGCCAACTCAAACCTCTCCCCGGGGAATCG TTGGAGAAGTGTGCTCAGGATTTGGGAAGCACGTCGAAGGCTGTGGGCTCCTCCATGGCGCAACTGCTGACTTGCGCCGCTCAAGGCAATGAACATTACACAG GTGTGGCTGCCAGAGAAACAGCGCAGGCTTTGAGGACATTGGCACAAGCAGCCAGAGGTGTCGCAGCCAGCACTAAAGAGCCACAGGCCGCCGCTGCAATGTTGGACTCCGCCCAATGTGTCATGGAGGGATCGTCTATGCTGATTCACGAGGCCCACCAGGCCCTGGTGCATCCCGGAGATGCTGAAAGTCAGCAGCGACTTGCACAG GTGGCCAAAGCTGTTTCGCACTCGCTGAATAATTGCGTGAATTGCCTTCCGGGCCAGAAGGATGTTGACATGGCGTTGAGGAGCATCGGAGAAGCCAGCAAGAAGCTGCTGGTGGATATT CTTCCTCCTTGTAGTAAGACCTTCCAGGAAGCTCAGACTGATCTGAACCACACAGCGGCTGAGCTCAACCACTCGGCTGGCGAGGTCGTTCACTCCTCTCGTGGAACCAGCAACCAGTTGGCCGCCGCCTCCGGAAAGTTCAGCCAAGACTTTGATGAATTCCTGGATGCCGGTGTCGAGATGGCAGGGCACACCCAA agcAGGGACGATCAGATCCAAGTTATTGGTAATCTGAAGAACATCTCAATGGCATCCAGTAAGCTTCTGCTGGCTGCCAAGTCGCTTTCTGTAGACCCGAGCGCAGCCAACGCCAAGAATCTTCTTGCAGTCGCAGCACG tgCGGTGACCGAGAGTATCAACCAGCTGATCACGCTCTGCACACAGCAGGCGGCAGGACAAAGAGAGTGCGACAATGCCTTGAGGGAGTTGGAG GCTGTCAGAGGACTGCTGGATAATCCCAGTGAGCCCATCAACGAATTGTCCTACTTTGACTGCATTGAGAGCGTCATGGAAAATTCAAAG GTTCTCGGGGAGTCGATGGCAGGCATTTCCCAGCATTGTAAGACGTGTGACGTGGTGGCTTTTGGGGAGTGTGTCGGCGTGGCGTCCAAGGCCCTCTGTGGGCTGACGGAGGCTGCGGGACAG GCCTCTTATCTTGTGGGTGTGTCTGATCCCAATAGTCAGTCAGGCTATGAGGGTCTGGTAGACCCCATCCAGTTTGCACGAGCCCACCAAGCCATACAGATGGCTTGTCAGAGCTTAGTGGACCCAACTAGTAGTCCCTCACAG GTTTTGTCAGCGGCAACGATAGTAGCTAAGCACACGTCGGCTTTGTGCAACGCCTGCCGCCTGGCTTCCTCAAAGACCTCCAATCCCGTTGCTCGGAGACAGTTTGTGCAGTCGGCCAAAGAGGTGGCCAACACCACCGCCAACCTGGTCAAGACCATCAAGGTCAACTCCCCAACTGATCAAAAC GCTTCGGATGGAGATTTTTCCGAAGACAACAGAAAGAAATGTCGAGTGGCTGCCACTCCGCTCCTCGAGGCTGTGGAAAACTTATCCACCTTTGCCAACAATCCCGATTTTGCCAGCATCCCAGCTCAAATCAGCAACGAG gGTTCGGTCGCCCAGGAGCCGATCGTTCGTTCGGCCCGTTCCATGCTTGACAGCTCCACTTACCTCTTAGAAACGGCACGCTCGTTGGTCCTCAACCCAAAAGATCCCCCGACTTGGTCCATACTAGCGGGTCACTCCAGAACAGTCTCTGACTCCATCAAGAGCCTCATCACGGCCATCAG GGACAAGGCACCAGGACAAAAAGAGTGTGATTACTCCATAGATAGCATCAATAAATGTATCCGGGACATTGAGCAAGCCTCCCTGGCGGCAGTGGGACAGACCCTACCCTGCAGAGATGATATCTCCAGCGAG GCACTGCAGGAACAGCTGACTTCATCCGTGCAGGAGATTGGGCACCTGATTGATCCCATCTCCACCGCCGCCCGGGGTGAAGCTGCCCAGCTGGGACACAAG GTGACTCAGCTGGCAAGCTACTTTGATCCACTTATTGTGGCGTCGGTCGGACTGGCCTCCAAGCTGCACGACCATCAGCAGCAGATGACCATTCTGGATCAGACCAAGACCTTGTCAGAGTCTGCCTTGCAGATGCTTTACGCCGCCAAGGAAGGCGGCGGTAACCCGAAG GCGTCCCACACTCATGATGCAATCTCCGAAGCAGCCCAGCTGATGAAAGAGGCCGTGGACGACATCATGGTGACTTTGAACGAGGCGGCCAGCGAGGGGGGCATGGTCGGGGGAATGGTGGAGTCCATCGCCGAGGCAATGGGCAGG CTGGATGAAGGAACACCTCCAGAACCCGAGGGTTCCTTTGTGGACTACCAGACAACAATGGTGAAGTTCTCCAAGGCCATTGCCATCACAGCACAGGAGATG ATGACCAAATCGGTGACCTGCCCCGAAGAGCTCGGCGGCCTTGCCTCTCAGGCGACCGTGGACTATGGGCAGCTTGCTCACCAAGGACGCCTCGCTGCAGCCACAGCAGAGCACGAAGAG GTGGCTTTCCAGATCAAAACACGCGTGCAAGAGCTGGGCCACGGCTGCATCTACCTGGTACAGAAAGCCGGAGCCTTGCAACTCAGCCCCACAGACAGCTTCTCCAAAAGGGAGCTCATCGAGTGTGCACGTGCAGTCACCGAAAAG GTGTCGTTGGTGCTATCGGCGCTGCAGGCGGGCAACAAAGGCACCCAGGCGTGTATCACGGCAGCAAGCGCCGTTTCTGGTATCATGGCTGACCTGGACACCACCATCATGTTCGCCTCGGCGGGAACGCTGGACCCTGAGAATGAGGAGTCCTTTGCTGACCACAG ggaaaacattttgaagacGGCTAAGGCCCTCGTGGAGGACACCAAGCTGCTGGTGGCCGGAGCCGCATCCAGCCAGGAGAAGTTGGCTCAGGCCGCCCAGTCCTCCGCTAAAACCATCACCCAGCTCACAGAGGTGGTCAAACTGGGAGCGACCAGCATGGGCTCCGAGGACCCCGAGACACAG GTGGTTCTGATCAACGCAGTGCGCGACGTGGCCAAGGCTCTGGCCGAACTCATCGGCGCCACCAAGTGCGCCGCCGGCAAGGCTGCCGACGACCCGTCCATGTATCAGCTCAAAGGCGCCGCTAAG GTCATGGTCACCAACGTGACGTCTCTTCTAAAAACGGTGAAGGCAGTGGAGGATGAAGCCACTCGCGGGACGAGGGCACTGGAGGCCACCATTGAATTCATCAAGCAGGAGCTGACA ATGTTCCTGTCCAAGGACGTCCCAGACAAGTCCACCACACCTGAGGAGTTCATCCGCATGACAAAGGGCATCACCATGGCGACGGCCAAAGCCGTGGCGGCGGGCAACTCTGCTCAGCAAGACGACGTGATCGCCACGGCCAACCTGAGCCGCAAAGCCATTTCGGACATGCTGACAGCCTGCAAG AAAGCGGCACACCACCCAGAAGTGAGCCAAGACTTAAAAATCAAGGCCCTGCAATATGGCTCCGAATGCACCACGGGATATGTCAACCTTTTGGAGCAAGTCCTTCAG GTGCTCCAGAGGCCCACACCGGAGCAAAAGCATCAACTGGCCGGCCATTCCAAGCATGTGGCGGCATGCGTGACGGAGCTCATCCAGACGGCCGAGGCCATGAAAG GATCCGAGAGCGCCGACCCCGAGGACCCCACCGTCATCGCGGAGAGCGAGCTCCTCGGCGCAGCGGCGTCCATTGAAGCGGCGGCCAAGAAACTGGAGCAGCTGAAGCCCCGAGCCAAGCCCAAG CAGGCCGACGAGACGCTGGATTTCGAGGAGCAGATTCTCGAAGCAGCCAAGTCCATCGCCGCGGCAACCAGCGCTCTTGTCAAGTCTGCATCAGCGGCCCAGAGAGAGCTAGTGGCACAGGGCAAG GTCGGATCCAATCTAGCCAACGCGGTGGATGACGGCCAGTGGTCGCAAGGACTCATATCTGCT GCCCGCATGGTTGCCGCGGCCACCAGCAACCTGTGCGAGGCGGCCAACGCATCAGTGCAGGGTCACGCTAGTGAGGAGAAGCTCATCTGCTCAGCTAAGCAGGTGGCCGCCTCCACAGCTCAGCTGCTGGTGGCCTGCAAGGTGAAGGCGGACCAGGATTCTGAGGCGATGAAGAGACTACAG GCTGCTGGCAACGCGGTGAAGCGAGCCTCAGACAACCTGGTGAGGGCGGCTCAGAAAGCAGCCTTTGACAAGACGGAGGACGACAGTGTGGTGGTGAAGACCAAATTTGTCGGCGGCATCGCTCAG ATCATCGCGGCTCAGGAGGAGATGCTGAGGAAGGAGCGCGAGCTGGAGGAAGCCCGGAAGAAGCTGgctcagatccgacagcagcAGTACAAGTTCTTGCCCAGCGAGCTGAGGGAGGACGAGGGTTGA